CTTATTGCAATGAGCATGTAATGGTTTGCCTGTATGAAGAGGAGGCTCCGCCCGATCATTATTATTGGCAAAACGATATTTTACCCGAGGCCGCCGGTATTCAACTGGCCCTCGATACCCCTGAAGACTTTGAGCGTAGTCGCTATATGCTGGAGCAGATGCCCGCCGGTCACTACGATTTGAATACTACTTTTGAGTACTATCGCAACTATGAAGAATCTCTTAAAAGGTAAGCACGGACCTTTATTAATCGCCGAAATTGGTGGAAACCACGAAGGTGATTTTGAATACGCAAAGAGCCTTTGCCAATTGGCCATCGACACCGATGTAGATTTGGTGAAGTTTCAAATTTATACCGGAGATACCCTGGTTTCTCGCCTGGAAAGTCCTACCCGAAACCAACATTTTAAGAAATTCGAGTTAAGCAAAGAGCAGCATTTGGAATTGGCCAAAATGGTTACCGATGCGGGCTTGATGTACACTTCCTCCGTTTGGGATTTGGAGGCCATGAAATGGATTGACCCCTATATCCCCATCTATAAAATTGGTTCTGGCGACCTTACCGCCTATCCGGTGCTACGTGAAACCGCCGCTTTAGGCAAGCCCATGATTATTTCTACCGGCCTATCTACCGAAGCCGAAGTTTTAGAAGCGGTGAGCTTTATTCAGAATTGCAATCCGATTTACAAAGACCCTTCGATGTTGGCGGTATTGCAGTGCACCAGTATGTATCCCATAAATCCCGGCGATGCGCATCTATCGGTAATGCAAAGCTTTAAAGAAAAGACGGGTCTTTGTGTGGGATATTCGGATCATACCGAAGGTGCCAAAGCCCTGCATTATGCAGTGGCCATGGGTGCCGAAGTATTGGAATTCCATTTTACTGATGAAAGAGAAGGGAAAAGCTTCCGCGACCATAAGGTATCGCTAATGCCCAATGAGGTGAAGGAGCTTATCCAAGAGATAAAGTTGATTCAGGCTTATCAAGGAGAAGGCGAGAAAAAGCCCACCCAAATTGAGTTGGATAATGGGCATGAGCTTTCCTTCCGCCGAGCGGTTTATCCCAATCAAGATCTTAAGGCCGGAACGGTATTGTCTGCGGAAAATTTAACCGTATTGCGTCCGAACCATGGTATTGATGCCCGTCATTTTGATAGCC
The Croceimicrobium hydrocarbonivorans genome window above contains:
- a CDS encoding N-acetylneuraminate synthase family protein; this translates as MKNLLKGKHGPLLIAEIGGNHEGDFEYAKSLCQLAIDTDVDLVKFQIYTGDTLVSRLESPTRNQHFKKFELSKEQHLELAKMVTDAGLMYTSSVWDLEAMKWIDPYIPIYKIGSGDLTAYPVLRETAALGKPMIISTGLSTEAEVLEAVSFIQNCNPIYKDPSMLAVLQCTSMYPINPGDAHLSVMQSFKEKTGLCVGYSDHTEGAKALHYAVAMGAEVLEFHFTDEREGKSFRDHKVSLMPNEVKELIQEIKLIQAYQGEGEKKPTQIELDNGHELSFRRAVYPNQDLKAGTVLSAENLTVLRPNHGIDARHFDSLIGKRLLKDVQAHQKLETEMIDGWQSEASCPLCKSEVNNLVSALEAKPEGETTYLPEGMAYYREIRHCAHCGVYFNAHNYDLFTEEFYAGEYNSAIEEGKLQGRFERVINLPEGQSDNRLRVQRIIQYCELALPTALSSLRGLDVGSGTGVFPYELSKHIGQMNAVDPDGLSVKLMGNNLDIENIWHGSLKDVPAHEKFDLISFNKVLEHVQDPVQMMAQAKDYLKPGGAVYVELPFAEGIIKRGAQMERAEFFIEHYTTFPHNAFRYLLEEAGYQIQLQKDILEPSGKETIYGFAVIKE